A section of the Meles meles chromosome 8, mMelMel3.1 paternal haplotype, whole genome shotgun sequence genome encodes:
- the LOC123949330 gene encoding histone H4 transcription factor isoform X1, which yields MVRGGKSWREPAVEGQVKAMPPPAKVPRKENLGLQCEWGSCSFVCSAMEEFCEHVTQHLQEHLHGSGEEEEEEEDPLEEEFSCLWQECGFCSMDSSADLIRHVYFHCYHTKLKQWGLQALQSQANLSPCILDFQSRNIIPDIPDHFLCLWEHCESSFDNPEWFYRHVEAHSLCCEYQAVGKDNHVVLCGWKGCTCTFKDCRKLREHLRSHTQEKVVACPTCGGMFANNTKFLDHIRRQTSLDQQRFQCSHCSKRFATERLLRDHMRNHVNHYKCPLCDMTCPLPSSLRNHMRFRHSEDRPFKCDCCDYSCKNLIDLRKHLDTHSKEPAYRCDFENCSFSARSLCSIKSHYRKVHEGDSEPRYKCHVCDKCFTRGNNLTVHLREKHQFKWPSGHPRFRYKEHEDGYMRLQLVRYESVELTQQLLRQPQEGSGLAAALSETSLQGIILEAVPGEPGPQEEAEEEGEGGSSQGTGLPASQDTPSPVIHVVNQTNAQGEQEIVYYVLSEAPGEPPPAPEPSSGDIMEELQGIAEEPEGMV from the exons GGTGAAGGCCATGCCGCCTCCGGCGAAAGTTCCCCGAAAGGAGAACCTGGGGCTCCAGTGCGAGTGGGGGTCCTGCTCCTTTGTGTGCTCCGCTATGGAGGAGTTCTGCGAGCATGTCACTCAGCACCTGCAGGAACACCTGCACGGCTccggggaggaggaagaggaggaggaggacccaCTTG AGGAGGAGTTCTCCTGCTTGTGGCAGGAGTGTGGCTTTTGTTCTATGGACAGTTCGGCTGACCTCATCCGCCACGTTTACTTCCACTGCTACCACACCAAGCTGAAGCAGTGGGGGCTGCAGGCCCTGCAGAGCCAGGCCAACCTCAGCCCCTGCATCCTCGACTTCCAGAGCCGCAACATCATCCCCGACATCCCTGACCACTTCCTGTGTCTGTGGGAGCACTGTGAG AGTTCCTTCGACAATCCTGAGTGGTTCTATCGGCACGTGGAAGCGCACAGCCTGTGCTGTGAGTACCAGGCGGTCGGCAAGGACAACCATGTGGTGCTGTGTGGCTGGAAAG GCTGTACCTGCACCTTCAAGGACTGCCGGAAGCTTCGAGAGCACCTCCGCAGCCATACCCAGGAGAAGGTGGTGGCCTGCCCCACCTGTGGGGGCATGTTTGCCAACAACACCAAGTTCTTAGATCACATCCGTCGCCAGACCTCTTTGGATC AGCAGCGCTTCCAGTGCTCTCACTGCTCCAAGAGATTTGCCACAGAGCGGCTCTTGCGGGACCATATGCGTAACCACG TGAATCACTATAAGTGCCCTCTGTGTGATATGACCTGTCCGCTGCCATCCTCCCTCCGAAACCACATGCGCTTTCGCCACAGCGAGGACCGGCCCTTCAAGTGTGACTGTTGTGACTACAG CTGCAAGAATCTGATTGACCTGCGGAAGCACCTGGATACCCACAGCAAGGAGCCAGCCTACAGGTGTGATTTTGAGAACTGCAGCTTCAGTGCGCGATCCCTCTGCTCCATCAAGTCCCATTACCGAAAAGTGCATGAA GGAGACTCAGAGCCAAGGTACAAGTGTCATGTGTGTGACAAATGCTTCACAAGGGGCAACAACCTCACTGTGCATCTTCGTGAGAAGCACCAGTTCAAGTGGCCCTCAGGGCACCCCCGTTTTCG GTACAAGGAGCACGAAGACGGCTACATGCGGCTGCAGCTGGTGCGCTACGAGAGTGTGGAGCTGACACAGCAGCTGCTGCGGCAGCCGCAAGAGGGCTCGGGGCTGGCAGCGGCGCTCAGTGAGACCAGCCTGCAGGGCATCATTCTCGAGGCAGTGCCGGGGGAGCCAGGACCCCAGGAGGAGGctgaagaggagggggagggcggGAGCAGCCAGGGGACAGGCCTCCCAGCCTCTCAGGACACTCCCAGCCCCGTCATCCATGTGGTGAATCAGACCAACGCCCAAGGCGAGCAAGAGATTGTCTACTACGTGCTGTCGGAAGCCCCCGGGGAGCCCCCGCCAGCCCCTGAGCCCTCCTCGGGGGACATCATGGAAGAGCTTCAGGGAATAGCTGAGGAGCCAGAAGGGATGGTGTGA
- the LOC123949330 gene encoding histone H4 transcription factor isoform X2, protein MPPPAKVPRKENLGLQCEWGSCSFVCSAMEEFCEHVTQHLQEHLHGSGEEEEEEEDPLEEEFSCLWQECGFCSMDSSADLIRHVYFHCYHTKLKQWGLQALQSQANLSPCILDFQSRNIIPDIPDHFLCLWEHCESSFDNPEWFYRHVEAHSLCCEYQAVGKDNHVVLCGWKGCTCTFKDCRKLREHLRSHTQEKVVACPTCGGMFANNTKFLDHIRRQTSLDQQRFQCSHCSKRFATERLLRDHMRNHVNHYKCPLCDMTCPLPSSLRNHMRFRHSEDRPFKCDCCDYSCKNLIDLRKHLDTHSKEPAYRCDFENCSFSARSLCSIKSHYRKVHEGDSEPRYKCHVCDKCFTRGNNLTVHLREKHQFKWPSGHPRFRYKEHEDGYMRLQLVRYESVELTQQLLRQPQEGSGLAAALSETSLQGIILEAVPGEPGPQEEAEEEGEGGSSQGTGLPASQDTPSPVIHVVNQTNAQGEQEIVYYVLSEAPGEPPPAPEPSSGDIMEELQGIAEEPEGMV, encoded by the exons ATGCCGCCTCCGGCGAAAGTTCCCCGAAAGGAGAACCTGGGGCTCCAGTGCGAGTGGGGGTCCTGCTCCTTTGTGTGCTCCGCTATGGAGGAGTTCTGCGAGCATGTCACTCAGCACCTGCAGGAACACCTGCACGGCTccggggaggaggaagaggaggaggaggacccaCTTG AGGAGGAGTTCTCCTGCTTGTGGCAGGAGTGTGGCTTTTGTTCTATGGACAGTTCGGCTGACCTCATCCGCCACGTTTACTTCCACTGCTACCACACCAAGCTGAAGCAGTGGGGGCTGCAGGCCCTGCAGAGCCAGGCCAACCTCAGCCCCTGCATCCTCGACTTCCAGAGCCGCAACATCATCCCCGACATCCCTGACCACTTCCTGTGTCTGTGGGAGCACTGTGAG AGTTCCTTCGACAATCCTGAGTGGTTCTATCGGCACGTGGAAGCGCACAGCCTGTGCTGTGAGTACCAGGCGGTCGGCAAGGACAACCATGTGGTGCTGTGTGGCTGGAAAG GCTGTACCTGCACCTTCAAGGACTGCCGGAAGCTTCGAGAGCACCTCCGCAGCCATACCCAGGAGAAGGTGGTGGCCTGCCCCACCTGTGGGGGCATGTTTGCCAACAACACCAAGTTCTTAGATCACATCCGTCGCCAGACCTCTTTGGATC AGCAGCGCTTCCAGTGCTCTCACTGCTCCAAGAGATTTGCCACAGAGCGGCTCTTGCGGGACCATATGCGTAACCACG TGAATCACTATAAGTGCCCTCTGTGTGATATGACCTGTCCGCTGCCATCCTCCCTCCGAAACCACATGCGCTTTCGCCACAGCGAGGACCGGCCCTTCAAGTGTGACTGTTGTGACTACAG CTGCAAGAATCTGATTGACCTGCGGAAGCACCTGGATACCCACAGCAAGGAGCCAGCCTACAGGTGTGATTTTGAGAACTGCAGCTTCAGTGCGCGATCCCTCTGCTCCATCAAGTCCCATTACCGAAAAGTGCATGAA GGAGACTCAGAGCCAAGGTACAAGTGTCATGTGTGTGACAAATGCTTCACAAGGGGCAACAACCTCACTGTGCATCTTCGTGAGAAGCACCAGTTCAAGTGGCCCTCAGGGCACCCCCGTTTTCG GTACAAGGAGCACGAAGACGGCTACATGCGGCTGCAGCTGGTGCGCTACGAGAGTGTGGAGCTGACACAGCAGCTGCTGCGGCAGCCGCAAGAGGGCTCGGGGCTGGCAGCGGCGCTCAGTGAGACCAGCCTGCAGGGCATCATTCTCGAGGCAGTGCCGGGGGAGCCAGGACCCCAGGAGGAGGctgaagaggagggggagggcggGAGCAGCCAGGGGACAGGCCTCCCAGCCTCTCAGGACACTCCCAGCCCCGTCATCCATGTGGTGAATCAGACCAACGCCCAAGGCGAGCAAGAGATTGTCTACTACGTGCTGTCGGAAGCCCCCGGGGAGCCCCCGCCAGCCCCTGAGCCCTCCTCGGGGGACATCATGGAAGAGCTTCAGGGAATAGCTGAGGAGCCAGAAGGGATGGTGTGA